The proteins below come from a single Oncorhynchus keta strain PuntledgeMale-10-30-2019 chromosome 1, Oket_V2, whole genome shotgun sequence genomic window:
- the LOC118390581 gene encoding tetratricopeptide repeat protein 39C-like isoform X1, with the protein MAGPEQSQQVEHKAEPIDDAELALQGINMLLNNGFKESNELFRKYRTHSPLMSFGASFVSFLNAMMTFEEEKMQTASDDLRTTEKLCESDNAGVIETIRNKIKKSLESQRSGVVVVDRLQRQIIVADCQVYLAVLSFVKQELSSYIKGGWILRKAWKMYNKCHSDISQLQETCVRRCSSHEEDLSSDQANHNSPVEGTVTEEALDRLKGSVSFGYGLFHLCISMVPPHLLKIINLLGFPGDRLQGLSSLMYASESKDMKAPLATLALLWYHTIVLPFFALDGSDTQAGLEEAKAILQRKAVVYPNSSLFMFFKGRVQRLECQINSALVSFHDALELASDQREIQHVCLYEIGWCSMIEMNFEDAFRSFERLKNESRWSQCYYAYLTGVCQGAAGDLDGAKCVFKDVQKLFKRKNNQIEQFALKRAERLRKMSPTRELCILGVIEVLYLWKALPNCSSSKLQLMNQVLQSVDDASCRGLKNLLLGSIHKCHGNNKDAIQSFQLAARDEFGRQTNSYVQPYSCYELGCVLLAKPETVGKGRAFLLQSKEDYAGYDFENRLHVRIHSAMASLKEVVPQRPADH; encoded by the exons ATGGCGGGCCCGGAGCAGTCCCAGCAGGTAGAGCATAAAGCTGAGCCCATAGACGACGCAGAGCTCGCTCTTCAAGGTATCAACATGCTTCTCAACAACGGATTCAAGGAGAGCAACGAGCTTTTCAGAAAATATAG GACTCACAGTCCACTGATGAGCTTTGGGGCCAGTTTTGTCAGCTTCCTG AATGCCATGATGACCTTTGAGGAGGAGAAGATGCAGACGGCGTCTGACGACCTGAGAACCACGGAGAAGCTGTGTGAGAGTGACAACGCTGGCGTCATAGAGACAATCAGGAACAAAATCAAGAAGAGC tTGGAGTCCCAGAGGTCAGGGGTCGTGGTTGTGGACCGCCTGCAGCGACAGATCATTGTGGCCGACTGCCAGGTCTACCTCGCTGTGCTTTCCTTCGTCAAGCAGGAGCTCTCGT CGTACATCAAAGGAGGCTGGATCCTCCGTAAGGCCTGGAAGATGTACAATAAGTGCCACAGTGACATCAGTCAGCTGCAGGAGACCTGTGTGAGGCGCTGTTCCTCCCATGAGGAGGATCTGTCCTCAGACCAGGCCAATCACAACTCCCCAGTGGAGGGCACTGTGACGGAAGAGGCCCTGGACCGGCTCAAGGGCTCCGTCAGCTTTGGCTACGGCCTCTTTCACCTCTGCATCTCTATGGTACCACCACACCTACTCAAGATCATCAACCTGCTGGGTTTCCCTGGTGACCGTCTCCAGGGTTTGTCCTCCCTCATGTATGCCAGTGAGAGTAAGGACATGAAGGCCCCACTAGCTAC GTTGGCCCTCCTGTGGTACCACACAATAGTGCTGCCCTTTTTTGCACTGGATGGTTCTGACACTCAGGCAGGCCTGGAGGAAGCCAAGGCCATTCTGCAGAGGAAGGCTGTGGTCTACCCCAATTCCTCCCTCTTCATGTTCTTTAAAGGACGTGTTCAGAGGTTAGAG TGCCAAATTAACAGTGCACTGGTGTCCTTCCATGATGCACTAGAGCTGGCATCAGACCAAAGAGAGATCCAGCACGTGTGTCTCTATGAAATCG GCTGGTGCAGTATGATAGAGATGAACTTTGAGGATGCATTCAGGTCATTTGAGAGGCTGAAGAATGAGTCCCGGTGGTCACAGTGTTACTATGCCTACCTGACTGGAG TATGTCAGGGAGCTGCAGGGGACTTGGATGGTGCCAAGTGTGTCTTCAAAGATGTCCAGAAACTGTTCAAGAGGAAGAACAACCAGATTGAGCAGTTTGCCCTCAAGCGG GCGGAGAGACTGAGGAAGATGTCTCCCACCAGAGAGCTGTGCATTCTGGGAGTCATAGAGGTGCTGTACCTGTGGAAGGCTCTGCCCAACTGCTCCTCCTCCAAACTGCAGCTCATGAATCAGG TGTTACAGAGTGTGGATGACGCATCGTGCAGGGGTCTGAAAAACCTCCTTCTTGGTTCCATTCACAAATGCCATGGAAATAATAAAGATGCTATCCAG TCGTTCCAGCTGGCAGCCAGAGATGAGTTTGGTCGACAGACCAACTCTTATGTGCAGCCATACTCCTGCTATGAGCTTGGATGTGTCCTGCTTGCCAAGCCAGAG ACGGTGGGAAAAGGGAGAGCTTTTCTGCTTCAGTC
- the LOC118390581 gene encoding tetratricopeptide repeat protein 39C-like isoform X2: MSFGASFVSFLNAMMTFEEEKMQTASDDLRTTEKLCESDNAGVIETIRNKIKKSLESQRSGVVVVDRLQRQIIVADCQVYLAVLSFVKQELSSYIKGGWILRKAWKMYNKCHSDISQLQETCVRRCSSHEEDLSSDQANHNSPVEGTVTEEALDRLKGSVSFGYGLFHLCISMVPPHLLKIINLLGFPGDRLQGLSSLMYASESKDMKAPLATLALLWYHTIVLPFFALDGSDTQAGLEEAKAILQRKAVVYPNSSLFMFFKGRVQRLECQINSALVSFHDALELASDQREIQHVCLYEIGWCSMIEMNFEDAFRSFERLKNESRWSQCYYAYLTGVCQGAAGDLDGAKCVFKDVQKLFKRKNNQIEQFALKRAERLRKMSPTRELCILGVIEVLYLWKALPNCSSSKLQLMNQVLQSVDDASCRGLKNLLLGSIHKCHGNNKDAIQSFQLAARDEFGRQTNSYVQPYSCYELGCVLLAKPETVGKGRAFLLQSKEDYAGYDFENRLHVRIHSAMASLKEVVPQRPADH; encoded by the exons ATGAGCTTTGGGGCCAGTTTTGTCAGCTTCCTG AATGCCATGATGACCTTTGAGGAGGAGAAGATGCAGACGGCGTCTGACGACCTGAGAACCACGGAGAAGCTGTGTGAGAGTGACAACGCTGGCGTCATAGAGACAATCAGGAACAAAATCAAGAAGAGC tTGGAGTCCCAGAGGTCAGGGGTCGTGGTTGTGGACCGCCTGCAGCGACAGATCATTGTGGCCGACTGCCAGGTCTACCTCGCTGTGCTTTCCTTCGTCAAGCAGGAGCTCTCGT CGTACATCAAAGGAGGCTGGATCCTCCGTAAGGCCTGGAAGATGTACAATAAGTGCCACAGTGACATCAGTCAGCTGCAGGAGACCTGTGTGAGGCGCTGTTCCTCCCATGAGGAGGATCTGTCCTCAGACCAGGCCAATCACAACTCCCCAGTGGAGGGCACTGTGACGGAAGAGGCCCTGGACCGGCTCAAGGGCTCCGTCAGCTTTGGCTACGGCCTCTTTCACCTCTGCATCTCTATGGTACCACCACACCTACTCAAGATCATCAACCTGCTGGGTTTCCCTGGTGACCGTCTCCAGGGTTTGTCCTCCCTCATGTATGCCAGTGAGAGTAAGGACATGAAGGCCCCACTAGCTAC GTTGGCCCTCCTGTGGTACCACACAATAGTGCTGCCCTTTTTTGCACTGGATGGTTCTGACACTCAGGCAGGCCTGGAGGAAGCCAAGGCCATTCTGCAGAGGAAGGCTGTGGTCTACCCCAATTCCTCCCTCTTCATGTTCTTTAAAGGACGTGTTCAGAGGTTAGAG TGCCAAATTAACAGTGCACTGGTGTCCTTCCATGATGCACTAGAGCTGGCATCAGACCAAAGAGAGATCCAGCACGTGTGTCTCTATGAAATCG GCTGGTGCAGTATGATAGAGATGAACTTTGAGGATGCATTCAGGTCATTTGAGAGGCTGAAGAATGAGTCCCGGTGGTCACAGTGTTACTATGCCTACCTGACTGGAG TATGTCAGGGAGCTGCAGGGGACTTGGATGGTGCCAAGTGTGTCTTCAAAGATGTCCAGAAACTGTTCAAGAGGAAGAACAACCAGATTGAGCAGTTTGCCCTCAAGCGG GCGGAGAGACTGAGGAAGATGTCTCCCACCAGAGAGCTGTGCATTCTGGGAGTCATAGAGGTGCTGTACCTGTGGAAGGCTCTGCCCAACTGCTCCTCCTCCAAACTGCAGCTCATGAATCAGG TGTTACAGAGTGTGGATGACGCATCGTGCAGGGGTCTGAAAAACCTCCTTCTTGGTTCCATTCACAAATGCCATGGAAATAATAAAGATGCTATCCAG TCGTTCCAGCTGGCAGCCAGAGATGAGTTTGGTCGACAGACCAACTCTTATGTGCAGCCATACTCCTGCTATGAGCTTGGATGTGTCCTGCTTGCCAAGCCAGAG ACGGTGGGAAAAGGGAGAGCTTTTCTGCTTCAGTC